A stretch of the Agelaius phoeniceus isolate bAgePho1 chromosome 1, bAgePho1.hap1, whole genome shotgun sequence genome encodes the following:
- the GJD4 gene encoding gap junction delta-4 protein: MEHWDSLGFLIVTLNYNVTIVGKLWLVLMILLRLAVVVLAGYPLYQDEQERFVCNTLQPGCSNVCYDLFSPVSHFRFWLIQTVSILLPYAAFSIYVLHKGAVHIVRMRCLVHGCKSNKGLSSPKDVKQLCRSAVVNRVDCGADNLSVLNFSGAYTIHLFVRTLLEVAFAAVQYFLFGFFVPDRFSCYHSPCTSTVDCYISRPTEKSIMMIFIWGVSSLSFLLSLADLVCALRRATARNQKNKQLANLCTDKECRIHLPPVQHSSSSPPQNEDGPAANSCQISDGSCSLLPGEEEEAVLHPGGVSQQSASTNLSSSSNNCCVPGDLAVKQQSSEEPWCASDHQGTPCSQVRPRLQQDFIKDTALALRSQMESPLGVSSSVVQSKLLGFYPSAELKSPDEQSNYSSSSCLRSKKSEWV, from the exons ATGGAGCACTGGGACTCACTGGGATTTTTGATAGTCACACTCAACTATAATGTGACTATTGTAG GGAAGCTCTGGCTGGTGCTGATGATCCTGCTGCGCCTGGCAGTGGTGGTGTTAGCAGGGTACCCCCTGtaccaggatgagcaggagcgCTTTGTGTGCAACACCCTGCAGCCAGGGTGCTCCAACGTTTGCTATGACTTGTTCTCCCCTGTGTCTCACTTTAGGTTCTGGCTCATTCAGACTGTGTCTATCCTGCTGCCCTATGCTGCATTCAGCATTTATGTTTTGCACAAGGGGGCTGTGCACATTGTCAGAATGCGCTGTCTGGTGCACGGGTGCAAGAGCAACAAGGGTTTATCGAGCCCCAAAGATGTGAAGCAGCTCTGTAGAAGTGCAGTTGTCAATAGAGTAGATTGTGGTGCAGACAACCTAAGTGTCCTTAATTTTTCAGGGGCATATACCATTCATCTTTTTGTTAGGACCCTACTTGAGGTTGCCTTTGCAGCTGTGCAATactttctttttggattttttgttccTGACCGCTTTTCGTGCTACCACTCACCCTGCACAAGCACTGTTGACTGCTACATCTCCAGGCCCACTGAGAAATCCATCATGATGATTTTCATCTGGGGGGTCAGCAGTCTGTccttcctgctcagccttgCTGATCTTGTCTGTGCTCTTCGGAGAGCGACAGCAAGGAACCAAAAGAACAAGCAGCTGGCAAACCTCTGCACAGACAAGGAGTGCAGGATACACCTTCCCCCagtccagcacagcagctcctctccacCTCAAAATGAGGATGGCCCAGCAGCAAACAGCTGTCAGATCAGTGATGGCTCCTGCTCACTGCTCCCTGGCGAGGAAGAAGAGGCTGTTCTTCATCCTGGAGGTGTCTCCCAGCAAAGTGCCAGCACtaacctcagcagcagcagcaataattGCTGTGTGCCAGGAGACCTTGCTGTtaagcagcagagcagtgaagaGCCCTGGTGTGCCAGCGACCACCAAGgaactccctgcagccaagtgagACCCAGACTTCAGCAAGACTTCATTAAAGATACTGCCCTGGCTTTGAGATCTCAGATGGAGTCTCCCCTTGGAGTTTCTTCCTCTGTTGTTCAGAGCAAGCTTTTAGGGTTCTACCCTTCAGCTGAGCTAAAAAGCCCTGATGAACAATCAAATTATAGCAGCTCTAGCTGCCTGAGGTCAAAAAAGTCCGAATGGGTATAG